From Rutidosis leptorrhynchoides isolate AG116_Rl617_1_P2 chromosome 3, CSIRO_AGI_Rlap_v1, whole genome shotgun sequence, a single genomic window includes:
- the LOC139901608 gene encoding uncharacterized protein translates to MWAALESLMRSIDTNWLLCRDFNEVREEDERFNSIFISSRANKFNSFIKDNGLVEIPLGGRKFTMVCDNGFKLSKLDRFIASENFLNLWCDLSAIVLDRKFSDHCPIVLRDKVIDFGPKPFRFFDEWLNVDEANEIIKKDWGEEVNGSRKDCVFRNKLKNVKAALKSWNKLTYYKLDQEIIDLRSKVNEWELLAETRSLIDDERQLWMETRKNWLDKEKTKAKLLRQKAQVKWILEGDENSSYFHSVIRQRFNKNNIRGLIINGVWNENAQDIKEAIHDHFSHLFNIQPINRPSMSNLNYPVISESQKVELELQFTESVLKSLKAFASGTRWLQYSIIQETLGYH, encoded by the coding sequence ATGTGGGCCGCCTTGGAAAGTCTGATGAGAAGTATTGATACGAATTGGCTTTTGTGTAGGGATTTCAACGAGGTTAGGGAGGAAGACGAAAGATTCAATAGTATTTTTATTTCCAGTCGTGCAAACAAATTCAACTCCTTCATCAAAGATAATGGTCTGGTAGAAATTCCCTTGGGAGGCAGGAAATTTACCATGGTATGTGACAACGGTTTTAAATTAAGCAAGCTTGACAGATTTATTGCATCCGAAAATTTTCTCAACCTATGGTGTGACCTTTCGGCCATCGTTCTAGACAGGAAattttcggatcattgtcctatcgTGTTAAGAGATAAAGTTATCGACTTTGGACCGAAACCCTTTAGATTTTTTGATGAATGGCTAAACGTTGATGAAGCGAATGAAATCATTAAGAAGGATTGGGGTGAAGAAGTCAATGGTAGTAGGAAAGACTGCGTTTTCAGAAACAAACTCAAAAATGTCAAAGCCGCACTAAAATCCTGGAATAAATTGACCTACTACAAATTAGATCAGGAAATCATAGATTTAAGATCAAAGGTGAACGAGTGGGAACTGTTAGCTGAGACAAGGTCATTAATAGATGATGAAAGGCAGCTATGGATGGAAACAAGAAAAAATTGGTTAGACAAAGAAAAAACAAAAGCTAAATTGTTACGTCAAAAAGCACAGGTCAAATGGATTCTAGAGGGGGACGAAAACTCGAGTTATTTTCACTCGGTTATTCGGCAAAGGTTCAACAAAAACAACATCAGGGGCTTAATAATAAATGGAGTTTGGAATGAAAACGCGCAAGATATAAAAGAAGCTATTCATGATCACTTCAGCCATTTATTTAATATCCAACCAATAAATCGGCCATCAATGAGTAATCTAAATTATCCGGTCATATCAGAGTCCCAGAAGGTAGAGTTGGAATTGCAGTTTACTGAAAGCGTCCTGAAGTCTTTGAAAGCGTTTGCGAGTGGGACCAGATGGCTTCAATATTCGATTATTCAAGAAACACTGGGATACCATTAA